The proteins below are encoded in one region of Prevotella melaninogenica ATCC 25845:
- a CDS encoding Nif3-like dinuclear metal center hexameric protein: MRSVKIKEVIDALERFAPLPLQESYDNAGLQVGLTEAEVSGALLCLDVTEKVVDEAIRRECNLIVAHHPLIFRKLAQVTDANYVQRTVIKAIKNDIVIAAMHTNLDSAVGGVNYKIAEKLGLKDLRFFGRSKQVVNPQTGESVTGGDGVIGEFEEPLAADDLILLLKKKFDAECVQTNELLRREIRTIALCGGSGAFLLQDAIAAGADAFMTGEMSYHEFFGHEQEIQICVIGHYQSEQFTIEVLRDVIERECPSVKCYLSEINTNPIGYF; this comes from the coding sequence ATGCGTAGCGTGAAAATAAAGGAAGTAATTGATGCCCTTGAACGATTCGCGCCTTTGCCCTTGCAGGAAAGCTATGATAATGCTGGCCTACAAGTTGGATTGACAGAGGCGGAAGTATCAGGGGCTTTATTGTGTCTTGACGTGACGGAAAAGGTGGTTGATGAAGCTATCCGTCGGGAGTGTAACTTGATTGTTGCGCACCATCCACTCATCTTCCGTAAATTAGCACAAGTGACAGATGCCAACTATGTGCAGCGCACAGTGATAAAGGCTATTAAGAACGATATCGTCATCGCTGCTATGCACACAAACTTAGACTCAGCTGTGGGCGGTGTCAACTACAAGATAGCAGAGAAGTTAGGACTTAAGGACCTACGTTTCTTTGGTCGAAGCAAGCAGGTGGTGAATCCACAGACCGGCGAATCTGTAACAGGTGGTGATGGTGTCATCGGCGAGTTTGAGGAGCCCTTGGCTGCAGACGATTTGATACTGTTATTGAAGAAGAAGTTTGATGCAGAGTGTGTTCAAACCAATGAGTTACTACGTCGTGAGATTCGTACCATTGCTCTCTGTGGAGGTTCGGGGGCATTCCTCTTGCAGGATGCTATTGCAGCAGGCGCAGATGCCTTTATGACAGGTGAGATGAGTTATCATGAGTTCTTTGGTCATGAGCAAGAGATACAGATATGTGTTATCGGACATTATCAGAGTGAGCAGTTCACCATTGAGGTGTTACGTGACGTTATCGAACGAGAATGCCCAAGCGTAAAGTGCTACTTGTCTGAGATTAACACGAATCCTATAGGGTATTTTTAG
- a CDS encoding zinc ribbon domain-containing protein — translation MAKKDPKELPVEEKLKALFQLQTTLSGIDEKRALRGELPLEVRDLEDELEGLHIRIEKIEQDIKDYQNAITQKKGNIVDAQASLERYNKQLDSVANNREYDTLTKEIEFQTLEIELCNKKIKEAQIKVEEKRKDLEANRALLEDRQHALEEKRNELDEIMQETREEEGLLKEKAAELETKIEPGLLRSFKRIRRGARNGLGIVYVQRDACGGCFNKIPPQRQLDVKMHKKIIVCEYCGRILIDPELAGVKVDKTEEKPKKRRATRKKKEEEGE, via the coding sequence ATGGCAAAGAAAGATCCAAAAGAGTTACCAGTAGAGGAGAAGTTGAAAGCCCTTTTCCAGTTACAGACGACCCTGTCAGGAATCGACGAGAAGCGTGCATTGCGTGGTGAGTTACCACTTGAAGTACGCGACTTGGAAGATGAGTTGGAAGGTCTGCACATTCGTATTGAGAAGATTGAGCAGGACATTAAGGATTATCAGAATGCTATTACCCAGAAGAAGGGTAACATCGTTGACGCTCAAGCAAGTTTGGAGCGTTACAACAAGCAGTTGGACTCTGTTGCAAACAACCGTGAGTACGACACATTGACAAAGGAAATCGAGTTCCAGACACTTGAAATTGAGCTTTGCAATAAGAAGATTAAAGAGGCTCAGATTAAGGTTGAAGAGAAGCGTAAGGACTTGGAAGCCAACCGTGCATTGCTCGAGGATCGTCAGCACGCCTTAGAAGAGAAGCGTAACGAGCTCGACGAGATTATGCAGGAGACACGTGAGGAGGAAGGTTTGCTCAAAGAGAAGGCCGCAGAGCTTGAGACTAAGATTGAGCCAGGATTGCTCCGTAGCTTCAAGCGTATTCGTCGTGGTGCCCGTAACGGTTTGGGTATTGTTTACGTACAGCGTGATGCTTGTGGTGGTTGTTTCAATAAGATTCCACCTCAGCGCCAGTTGGATGTAAAGATGCACAAAAAGATTATCGTTTGTGAGTACTGTGGTCGTATTCTTATCGACCCAGAGTTGGCTGGTGTAAAGGTTGACAAGACCGAGGAGAAGCCAAAGAAGCGTAGAGCTACTCGCAAGAAGAAGGAAGAGGAGGGAGAGTAA
- a CDS encoding AAA domain-containing protein has translation MDAKQCMIVDLERRGDKQMFITDQVDFIKKADNGNWMIRFLKSPRIFQYNQARILYFTHGEPVNLHEKGLYIGNKHITSAVELLRFSNKHYTFYYVTYSNGYSENLDGNNVYVTRTPIDMCGGSTWDYLRKLADETGLLAEDEESILSKQYDLIDLKRDNVPLAQYLGDKTKLATYRLPQLVYYPFGCNASQKKAVEAALTHQASIIQGPPGTGKTQTILNIVSNLLVQKKTVLVVSNNNSAVENVAEKLEKEGLGFLVAQLGSVKNKEAFVESQSGCYPNMEEWYLDNSKEVRKIAKDSLAAVSLGFDGQTRLAQLKAEYDALVTEKKYDEKLKMASGFDNDWLSEKHSSKIMKLLNLCKIMQEHGKTPSLLFCFKWVFLLGPRAYSLLKNNLLIVIEQLESAYYLTRKFEIEQEVDSIEQQLLSVDVKESAEELRKSSLQVLKQAIAKQYGSGRRTLFTRQDIKPRTETFLKEYPIVLSTTYSAKSCISKDFVFDYMIMDEASQVDIKTGALALSCAANVVIVGDDMQLPNVVSSEEEKALNAIRTTYNVDDRYNAVTHSFLRSCTEILKDAPTTLLREHYRCHPKIIQFCNQRFYGGELLPMTIDKGEEDVLQVIQTVKGNHAREHFNQREIDVIVQEVMPLCAGKGSVGIITPYRTQAEAINRVLGKDIASTVHKYQGRECDTIIMSMVDNLPTSFSDDKNLLNVAISRAKSQLYIVTSGNEMAQDTNLAQLISYVKYNNFAVKNSKIHSVFDLLYQQYTTERLAYQSEHIMVSDYMSENLVYNLIVKVLEELSWKNLAVVCHYPLAKIISDWSLLSNQENDFAKNSLTHIDFLIYNSLTKQPLMAIEVDGWLYHKDKVVQQSRDRLKDQILTKYSLIPYRISTTDTITAESLKEVFVSL, from the coding sequence ATGGATGCCAAGCAATGCATGATTGTGGATTTAGAACGACGTGGTGATAAGCAAATGTTTATTACAGATCAAGTGGATTTTATAAAGAAAGCTGATAATGGGAATTGGATGATTCGATTTTTAAAATCCCCTCGTATATTTCAGTATAATCAAGCACGTATACTTTATTTTACACATGGAGAGCCTGTTAATCTACATGAAAAAGGACTTTATATTGGTAATAAGCACATAACGAGTGCTGTTGAATTACTAAGATTTTCAAATAAACATTATACTTTCTACTATGTAACATATTCCAATGGATACTCTGAAAATCTTGATGGAAATAATGTTTATGTGACACGTACACCAATTGATATGTGTGGTGGTTCCACATGGGATTATTTACGAAAGCTGGCCGATGAAACAGGTTTGCTTGCTGAAGATGAAGAAAGTATTCTTTCAAAGCAGTATGATCTTATCGACTTGAAAAGAGATAATGTGCCATTGGCTCAATACTTAGGTGATAAAACAAAGTTGGCAACTTATCGTTTGCCTCAATTGGTATATTACCCTTTTGGTTGTAATGCAAGTCAGAAAAAGGCTGTTGAAGCAGCTTTGACACACCAAGCAAGTATTATACAAGGACCTCCGGGAACTGGAAAAACGCAAACTATTCTTAATATCGTGTCTAACTTGTTAGTACAGAAAAAGACAGTTCTTGTTGTTTCAAATAACAACTCTGCAGTTGAGAATGTTGCAGAAAAGTTAGAAAAAGAAGGGTTAGGATTTCTTGTTGCTCAGTTAGGAAGCGTAAAGAATAAGGAGGCTTTTGTTGAAAGTCAGTCTGGGTGCTATCCTAATATGGAAGAATGGTATTTAGATAATTCTAAGGAAGTCCGGAAAATAGCAAAAGATTCCCTTGCTGCTGTTTCCTTGGGATTCGATGGACAAACAAGATTGGCACAGTTGAAGGCTGAGTATGATGCACTGGTTACAGAGAAGAAGTATGACGAAAAGCTAAAAATGGCATCTGGTTTTGATAATGATTGGCTTAGTGAAAAGCATTCTTCTAAAATAATGAAACTGCTCAATCTTTGTAAAATAATGCAAGAACATGGAAAAACCCCTTCTTTATTGTTTTGCTTTAAATGGGTGTTTCTGTTAGGTCCTCGTGCTTATTCATTACTTAAAAATAATCTTTTAATTGTAATTGAACAACTGGAAAGTGCTTATTATTTAACCAGAAAGTTTGAGATAGAGCAGGAGGTGGATAGCATTGAACAACAGTTGCTGTCTGTAGACGTTAAGGAAAGTGCAGAAGAACTCCGTAAGTCTTCGCTTCAGGTATTGAAGCAGGCAATAGCAAAACAGTATGGGTCTGGTAGAAGGACACTGTTTACAAGGCAAGATATAAAGCCCCGTACAGAAACTTTTTTAAAGGAGTATCCTATTGTTCTTAGTACGACTTATTCTGCTAAAAGCTGTATTAGTAAGGATTTTGTCTTTGATTATATGATTATGGACGAAGCTTCGCAAGTAGACATCAAAACTGGAGCTTTGGCATTGTCGTGTGCTGCGAATGTTGTGATTGTAGGAGATGATATGCAATTACCTAATGTTGTAAGTTCTGAAGAAGAAAAGGCGCTTAATGCAATCCGGACTACATATAATGTTGATGACCGATATAATGCTGTAACACATAGCTTTTTACGGTCGTGTACAGAAATATTAAAGGATGCACCGACTACGCTTCTACGTGAACATTACCGTTGTCATCCGAAGATAATTCAGTTTTGTAATCAACGCTTTTATGGTGGAGAACTTCTTCCTATGACGATTGACAAAGGCGAAGAGGATGTGTTACAAGTAATTCAGACTGTAAAAGGAAACCATGCGCGTGAACATTTCAATCAACGTGAAATAGATGTTATTGTACAGGAGGTTATGCCGCTATGTGCAGGAAAGGGTTCTGTAGGAATCATAACTCCCTATAGAACACAGGCGGAAGCAATAAATCGTGTGTTAGGTAAAGATATAGCAAGTACTGTACATAAATATCAAGGGCGTGAGTGCGATACAATTATTATGAGTATGGTTGATAATTTGCCTACATCGTTTTCTGATGATAAGAACCTTCTTAATGTTGCTATTTCACGTGCTAAAAGCCAACTTTATATTGTAACTTCTGGTAATGAAATGGCACAAGACACGAATTTAGCGCAGTTAATATCCTATGTCAAGTATAATAATTTTGCAGTGAAAAATAGTAAAATTCACTCGGTATTCGATTTATTATATCAGCAATACACTACGGAACGGTTAGCATATCAATCTGAACACATTATGGTTTCAGATTATATGTCTGAAAATCTTGTGTATAATCTAATAGTTAAGGTTCTTGAAGAATTAAGCTGGAAGAATCTCGCTGTAGTGTGTCATTATCCTCTGGCTAAAATAATATCTGATTGGTCACTGTTAAGTAATCAGGAAAATGATTTTGCTAAAAACTCGCTAACGCATATAGATTTTCTCATTTATAATTCTCTGACAAAGCAACCTCTAATGGCGATAGAGGTGGATGGGTGGCTTTATCATAAGGACAAAGTAGTACAGCAATCAAGAGATAGACTAAAAGACCAAATTCTTACAAAGTATTCATTAATTCCTTATCGTATTTCAACTACTGATACTATAACAGCAGAAAGTTTAAAGGAGGTTTTTGTATCACTTTAA
- a CDS encoding nitroreductase, whose amino-acid sequence MEALEALLTRRSVRAYEERMPEQDLIAKVMEAGLYAASGKNMQTAIIVEVTNKEVRDRLSAINAEIMGVTSDPFYGAPVVLAVLADKSSPNHVYDGALMMGNLMNAAHALGLGSCWINRAKQTFEREDGKQMLKEWGIKGDYEGVGFCILGYAAKEGKTAPRKANRIFYVK is encoded by the coding sequence ATGGAAGCATTAGAAGCATTGTTAACACGTCGTAGCGTACGTGCTTATGAAGAGCGTATGCCTGAACAGGACTTGATAGCTAAGGTAATGGAGGCTGGTCTTTACGCTGCAAGCGGAAAGAATATGCAGACTGCTATCATTGTCGAAGTGACCAATAAGGAAGTACGCGATCGCTTATCGGCGATTAATGCTGAGATAATGGGCGTAACGAGCGACCCTTTTTATGGAGCACCCGTTGTCCTTGCTGTGTTAGCGGATAAGAGTAGCCCTAATCATGTCTATGATGGTGCGTTGATGATGGGCAATCTTATGAACGCTGCTCATGCTTTAGGCTTGGGCAGTTGTTGGATTAATCGTGCCAAGCAAACTTTTGAGCGTGAAGATGGTAAGCAGATGTTGAAAGAGTGGGGTATAAAAGGCGATTATGAAGGTGTCGGTTTCTGTATTCTTGGTTATGCTGCAAAGGAGGGTAAGACTGCACCACGTAAGGCAAATCGTATCTTCTATGTGAAGTAA
- a CDS encoding cation:proton antiporter yields MSELPELVQDLALILVVAGFVTLLFKKLKQPLVLGYIVAGFLVSPHMSYTMSVVDKDDIQTWADIGVIFLLFSLGLDFSIKKILKMGASPIIAACTIIFSMMLLGVIVGHSFGWKEMDCIFLGGMVAMSSTTIIYKAFSDMGLTQQGFASTVMSVLILEDILAIVMMVMLSTVASGNSPDGVQLLGSIMKIGFFLVLWFVVGLFAIPLFLRSVRKILNSETLLIVSLGFCCLMAVISTQVGFSAAFGAFVMGSILAETVEADKIIRLVDPVKNLFGAIFFVSVGMLVKPDVIVQYAIPILLLVITILVGQALFGTLGYLLGGQTLKNAMRCGFSMAQVGEFAFIIATLGKSLGVISEFLYPVVVAVSVITTFLTPYMIRAAEPCYNILIKHLPKRWVRRLTHIQTNSAGESASSDNHWKVLMKKMILNTLIYGILSAAVIAIMFSAALPICRNLSIKWTGSHWIGNAVCGFLTILFIAPFLRSIVMKQNHSEAFKALWTDRRINRLPLTATILARVLIALSFIFYICNYLTRFKNALMIAVAVGLLILMLLSRWLKKRSITLERLFIQNLQSRDIEAQKQGKKKPLFANHLIDRDIHIANLELPDDSLWAGKTLYSLKLRNRFGVHISSILRGSKHINIPNGGTILFPGDKLQAIGNDEQLTKLSKAMKAELQPTITDIEKHEMKLRSFTISKTSPFIGKTLKDSGIRDEYNCMVVGVDEGQKNLTLITPSRSLQAGDVLWVVGEEKDLERILALG; encoded by the coding sequence ATGTCAGAACTACCCGAATTGGTCCAAGACCTTGCCCTTATTCTCGTTGTAGCAGGATTTGTAACACTTCTATTCAAGAAACTCAAACAACCATTGGTATTAGGATACATTGTAGCAGGTTTTCTTGTATCACCCCACATGTCTTATACCATGAGTGTTGTCGACAAAGACGATATACAAACATGGGCAGACATTGGTGTCATCTTCTTATTGTTCTCATTGGGATTAGACTTCTCTATTAAGAAGATTCTCAAGATGGGAGCCTCCCCCATCATCGCAGCCTGTACTATCATCTTCAGTATGATGCTCTTAGGTGTCATAGTAGGACACAGTTTCGGATGGAAAGAGATGGACTGTATCTTCCTCGGAGGTATGGTCGCAATGAGTTCCACAACCATTATATACAAAGCCTTCTCAGATATGGGACTCACACAGCAAGGCTTCGCTTCTACCGTGATGAGCGTACTTATCTTAGAGGATATCCTTGCCATTGTGATGATGGTAATGCTCAGTACCGTTGCCAGTGGTAACAGCCCTGATGGCGTACAACTTCTTGGAAGCATCATGAAGATTGGATTCTTCCTCGTTTTATGGTTTGTTGTCGGTCTTTTTGCCATTCCACTCTTCCTTCGTTCTGTCCGTAAAATCCTTAACAGTGAGACCCTGCTTATTGTGTCATTAGGCTTCTGTTGTCTTATGGCTGTTATATCAACACAGGTAGGTTTCAGTGCAGCCTTTGGTGCTTTCGTCATGGGAAGTATCTTAGCAGAGACAGTTGAGGCAGATAAAATTATCCGCCTTGTAGATCCGGTAAAGAATCTCTTTGGAGCTATCTTCTTCGTCTCTGTTGGTATGTTGGTAAAGCCTGATGTTATTGTACAATATGCTATACCAATCCTCTTACTTGTTATAACAATCCTCGTCGGACAGGCGCTGTTTGGAACCTTAGGCTATCTTCTCGGTGGACAGACCCTCAAGAATGCTATGCGCTGTGGATTCTCAATGGCACAAGTTGGCGAGTTTGCCTTTATTATTGCAACATTGGGAAAGTCCTTAGGTGTTATCAGCGAATTCCTTTATCCGGTTGTCGTAGCCGTATCAGTTATCACAACCTTCCTCACTCCGTATATGATTCGTGCGGCAGAACCATGCTATAATATCCTCATTAAGCATCTTCCAAAACGATGGGTACGTCGTCTTACTCATATTCAGACAAACAGTGCTGGAGAGAGTGCATCATCTGACAACCATTGGAAAGTTCTTATGAAGAAGATGATACTCAATACTCTTATCTATGGTATTCTCTCTGCTGCTGTCATCGCTATCATGTTCTCTGCTGCCCTACCCATCTGTAGAAACTTATCTATAAAATGGACGGGCAGTCACTGGATTGGAAATGCTGTATGTGGATTCCTTACAATCCTCTTCATCGCACCTTTCCTACGTTCTATTGTAATGAAACAGAATCACTCAGAAGCGTTTAAGGCACTTTGGACAGACCGCCGTATCAATCGTCTACCTCTCACTGCAACCATTCTTGCACGTGTACTTATTGCACTCAGTTTCATCTTCTATATATGTAACTATCTCACACGCTTTAAGAATGCATTGATGATTGCTGTTGCGGTGGGCTTATTGATATTGATGCTACTATCTCGTTGGCTCAAGAAACGAAGTATTACTTTGGAACGTCTCTTTATCCAGAACCTTCAAAGCCGTGACATCGAAGCACAAAAACAAGGAAAGAAGAAACCACTATTTGCCAATCACCTGATTGATCGTGATATTCATATCGCCAACCTTGAACTGCCTGACGACTCGCTATGGGCTGGTAAGACTTTGTATAGTTTGAAGCTCCGAAATCGCTTTGGTGTGCATATCAGTAGTATTCTTCGTGGCTCCAAGCATATCAATATTCCGAATGGCGGCACGATTCTCTTCCCTGGCGACAAGCTGCAAGCCATTGGTAATGATGAGCAGCTAACAAAACTTTCGAAAGCAATGAAGGCTGAACTACAGCCAACGATTACGGACATAGAGAAACATGAAATGAAACTCCGCAGTTTCACTATCTCTAAAACAAGTCCTTTCATAGGAAAGACCCTTAAAGACAGCGGTATTCGTGATGAATACAACTGTATGGTTGTGGGTGTTGATGAAGGACAAAAGAACCTCACACTCATCACTCCTTCCCGCAGCCTGCAGGCAGGCGACGTTCTATGGGTAGTAGGTGAAGAAAAAGACTTAGAACGTATCCTTGCATTAGGATAA